TGCCGGAACCACGCGCCTTCGCTGACCAGCCGCTTCAGCCCCTTCGACCACTGGTGCTGAAAGCGATCGATGTAGTCGCCGCGCATCTGATCCACCGAGATCAGCACCACGAGTCGCGGACCCGCGCGAACCGCCGGTGGCGCCTGAACTTCGGACTGCCTGCCCTGAGCGAGCGCTGTGACGCGCGAGTCGAAGGGGGCGGTGGGACCGGAGAGGACCAGGAGGCCGATGAGGGCGGCGAAGGCGAATGATCTCATAGGGGCTCAGACAAAATGGTGCTCGCCAATGGTGGTCGTGAAGGTGCGGCCGTCCACGTCCAGATAGAGTTGCCGCTCCGTCACCGAGACTGCCACCTTCGCGCGACGGGCGATGGTAGCCGCGACCTCCTCGATAAATCCAGCGCCAAACTCATACACGGGGATTTCGGCGGCGCGGTGGATGCCCTGGCCGTTCAATTGCGCCAGCACCTGGCCCACGGCGCGATGGGTATACACCGCCACGCGCCCGGCCTTCTTGCTGCCGCGATGCAGGCGGTCCGCGCCCGGCATGCCGACTTCAATCCACGCCGTGAGCCGGCCGGTCAAGTCGCGGATCACCACGGCCGGCTCTTCGCCACCGGCCGCCACGCCCTCGGTAAAGGCAATGCCTTCGGCGTACTCGAGGCAATAGGCGAGATAGCGCGCCAGCATGTACTCCGGGGTTTCCGACGGCTGCCGCGCCATGCGAATCGCCAGCGTCTCGTAGACGCCGCGATCGATGTCGGCCAGTTCGGTGTCGAGGTTGAAAACGGTTGCGGTCAGGGCCATGCGTTACAGGGTGACGACGAACGGGGCGGCCATCAGCGCCGCGCCCACCGCCAGCGTCC
This genomic stretch from Vicinamibacterales bacterium harbors:
- a CDS encoding YaeQ family protein yields the protein MALTATVFNLDTELADIDRGVYETLAIRMARQPSETPEYMLARYLAYCLEYAEGIAFTEGVAAGGEEPAVVIRDLTGRLTAWIEVGMPGADRLHRGSKKAGRVAVYTHRAVGQVLAQLNGQGIHRAAEIPVYEFGAGFIEEVAATIARRAKVAVSVTERQLYLDVDGRTFTTTIGEHHFV